DNA sequence from the Malus domestica chromosome 06, GDT2T_hap1 genome:
CACCACCCCTTtgctctcctcctcctctgaAAAAGGTTGACCCAAGAACTCAGCCAGTCTCTTCACATTAGCAGATGGCTCCTTCTTGAGATCCTCATATTTTAAGAACAAAACTTGCTCTGGCATTTCCAAGCTTGCTTTCAAAAACCCTAGCACATGGTCCCAATAGGGCCCGTATGGGCAGACTCCACGGCAGAAAAGCTCAAATGCTTCTTCTAGTGAGAAGGGTGCAAGTCCTGTGTTTACTGCTTTAACTTTGCTCCCGAACTTCCATAAAGAAATGAATACATCTTTAGGGTTACGGCAAATGTAAACGAATTTTGACACACCGTAAGTACTACTAGAAGTAGTTACTGATTTTGGGAACAAAGAGTAAGGCAGGTGGGTCGCAAAGAGTTGAGTAGTGCTTGTAGGCGGGACATAATTATCAATCATAGCATCACCACCGTCACGATCGTCGTGTTGATCATGATCAAGTGAGGTTACGGGACGGCTGTGATCATGGTTTCCAAGCATGTTATCCATTTCCAAGATAGGAAAACAGTCGTGGGGCCCAGTTGTGAGCAAGGGATGATGAGGAGAGGCAGCATCATAGAGGCTTCTGTTGAGTGTAGCAAACATGAGTGCTCTAAGCCACGTCGTACCTGATTTCGGAAGTGTGGCTAAGAAGTACATGGGCAACGACCCACAGGCAGCGCTGGTAGAACTTCCGGTTGTTTGGAATAAGTTGAAATGGTGTTGAAGCTGCACCGCTGCTTTTAAGGCAAAGGTAGGATATATCCAGAAGCCTTGGTACTGAACCAAGTCTTCGGAGGTCCAACCCTTCTCTTTCGGAAGATTTGGCAGCATTCCACATATTTCGGCATCAATTTTCCGGTAGGCTTCCCCGTCTTTCTTCTCCTCAATATAATCGATTTTAGGAACAATAGGTTGGGACATTGAAGCTGAAGAAATTTGGGGGATAATGCAGGATATCTAGGTTTAGAAGCCTCACGTATTCTCTAATATAAAGCTACAAGTAGTGATTATAATATAAGTAATGACGTGATTACAATTTAAgtgtgtctctgtgtgtgtgtgtattctcTAATCTATAGCTACAAGTAgtgattaaaataaaaaaaataatgctacggtggtatatatatatatatatattctctaaTCTATATCTACAAGTTgtgattaaaatataaaaataatgcTACGGTGATATATATTCTCTATTCTATAGCTACAAGTAGtgattaaaacataaaaataatggTACAGTGactaaatttatatataaaatttgtaaattaaattatatttcatTTATAAGAAGCATATAAGTAGTaactcaatcatcaactttcatgttatttaatttacaaaatttgtatacaaatttagtttttctaacattatttaaaatataaaagtttAGCCGGACTACATTTACATGGAAAGAAAAAGGCCAACAAATCAAATGATCAAGCCTTCCAAAATTCATTCaacagtaaaaaattatcacaGCTTTTAAGAGGTAAAAACAGATGAATCGTTTGATGAAATTTAAAAGTTCCGTATCATTTGATTCTATGATCTTAATAGAAGAGATCCAAAAATGATCTCTTTCCTGACCTTAAAAAACTGAGCATGCTGAGCAGGCAATCGTgcccgttgaaatttgatccaatggctACAAACAGAGGGTCctctaaaaattatattaattgtaattgttgaattaaatttcaatgttCACGATTGCCTGCTTAACAAGCTCAGTTTTTAAGGATCAAGAGAGGATCTTGATCCTTAATCGCCATCATTTTTGGGTCCCACTATTAATATAATTTAAAGAACAATGCTAGGCGGACTGGCTAACCACGTGTATTTGCCTTTCTATTGCCTTTATTCTTGGGTCCCAGTCCAACATAAATAtatgggagactttggatgcggtccctagttatgaacaatctttgactgaaactttgttggttttcaatttttgatccaagtccctaaaattaattgataatttatttctatgtatgttactatattttttaaattaaaaattaaaatttatagttgtttatagtaatgagattttaaataaaaaacataatttgtgggattaaaaatattaaaatataaatatactattgtgtgtgtgtgtaaacatgggtacattcataaaaaataaccaaaaaatgattgtatcaaaacatgggtacattcttcaaaatgggtacatttagcaaaaataaaaatgggtacaaataaataaaaaaatatgggtacaatacaaataaaactgtaaaaaatatgggcacaaaaagaaattaatatatgggtacaaattaaaattgaaaggaaaattggtacaaattaaaaaagggttgcaaattaaaaatgggtacaaactaaaaataaaaatacatgataaaaaatttagccataaatataaatatactaattgtaacatttttaatattaaatgaatatatttagaaataaaaaatattttattattgaaataattaatgatattattaatacaaaggaccttgatcaaaaattgaaaagtaataaggttttaatcaatagagtagtaaaaataaggatgaaaatcTAATTACTcctaaatataatttaaaaaatcataattttaaaACGATatttctctctcatcttctaTTCCTCACCCACTCTACTCCCCACTTTCCCTCCATGCAGATGAAACCCAGACGCTTTATGCAGGGTCTGGAAGAGGTAAATGTCGGCTAATCTTACCtttattttatggagaggctgctcccaagtttcgaacccgagacctaccactCATGGACGAATGTACTtgtcatcgcaccaagtgcgacctctagatGAAACCCAGAAAGTTGTAAAAAAATTCTGGTTCCTTCCATCTCTCAGTATTTCTGGCTCAAGCGTCTCAGCGTCTCCAAAGACAGCAGCAATGTTTTACATCcgagaaatcaaatttaatgtGGTATGACACAGAATAGCATCTCTCTCCGTTTCTGCCAAATTTGACGGGaacttcaaattttttaattcatccAAATCGGGCAAAGAGACTTTGTAAAATTTGTAATACATATCATATTAAAGCCTCTGTTATATCTTCCccttgtcatttacattttcttttaatttcacATTTTGGGTTGTAGGAAATGAATAGATATGAATGTTCGTCCCCAATTCCTTGAAAGAAAGAGAAACTATACACATGCAAGCTcctcacacaaaaaaaaattgggattcGCCATGCGTAAAACTTCCGCTCCTCATTTTTCTACCAACTGCTGTACAGATAACTTTGTTCCATCTGACCCATCTACCAGTTAGAGACCTTAATCCTCGAATATGCTTTCATCTTTGCTGAAAAATTGTTACTGGGTTTTGAGAACTATTGCAGCTTGAAAAGAGCGCGAGGATGTTAATCTTCGCTAAAATTATTATCGTGATTTCTTTAGCTGCGATGGTAATCTtcactaattttttatttttttattttttgttcctaGACCAATTTCTTTGTAGTGCAGTCATCGTATAAAATAATCTTTGCAGCTAACAAAGAGTGCGAGAACGTTACAAAGATCAATCCGACTACCTTCAGAAGATGGCAAGGTGTATTTGATATCGAAGAGTCAACATCGACGGtttgttttgctttgcttgTGTTGCAGGACCAACAACAcaagcaaagcaaaacaaagGGTCGATCTAAATTAATAGGCACTGCACAGATAATTGATTGTCACGAATAAAATTTTTGGTAAGATagggaaaaaaaacataatcaaaataacagatgatataataataatattttgttttacttATAGTATATAATGTGTCGATAATTAATTATACATAATGTTAACCAaacaattcaaaagaaaaaatcgGTAGAGGATGATTTTTGAATTGAACAGTTTCAATGAGAATTCAACATTGCACTACAAGATAATGAAACATATcgggaaaaaaaaatccaaaaagaggAGTCACTTCAAATGGATCTAGCAATATTGCTTGGGCCACTACCCACTAGTGTGATTTCTTCAAATTAAATATCAtgatcttaaaaaataaaaaataaaaaaaatcatttctaaAGTAGTTGAGTAGAGAGAGCACGTTAACGTGAATTGCATGCAACATTAACAATGGTGAATGGTGGGGTTTATGACCTAAATGCTAAAGTAGCTATATAACCAAAAGCGATAACAGCATCTTTCAATAAAATCGATCAATAATTCAGTTCAATTAGTGCTTTTACCAATTGATTTTCCAAACCGtttaattttagtttattttacttttgcttatttctttaatatttttaattaaattcgtttttcttattttaggtCTTAGAATCAacttttttcaaaactttaatTTCAGTAATTAATAAAGATTTGATTtttcataaattattcattcaatttctaTGAAGAACGACCTTACTTGTGCTGCTATATTACAATtatcttgttctcttgcaagtacttttaagtatttttatctCTACTtctgcaggtggtaaaaatcatAGTAGTTCTGTTGATGGTAGCAAACATGAGTGCTCTTAAGCTATGTTCTACCAGATTTAGATATGTGGAATGTAGGATCCATAGGTGGCGACACAAGTACTTGCAGTTGGTGCAGAAGCTTTGAGGAAGTTGGAATGGTGTTGAAGCAGCAAGACTACTTTTAAGGCAAAGGCAAGGTTTAGCCAGAAGCCATGGTATTGAACCAAGTGTTCAGTGGCCTAAACCATCTCTTTCGAAAGTTTTGGCAGTAACTCGACGTAGGTTTTTGATAGGACCGTAGGCTTCCAGGCCTTCCTTCTCTTAATATAACTAGTTTAGGAACAATGTTACTGGTAGGGATGACAACGGTTTGGTTTAAGGACGGAAATGTTATATCCATCCTCATAACCATGAAAATTAATCATATACATAACCACAAATTAACCATGAGGGATTGTCTATAACCATATATACACACCGGGTAACATCttcgtcaaaaataaaaaattatattcatcCAATTAATGCACTATAATTTAGTAGATACTAATTTCGTCATTAAAATAGCAATTGATATAGTATGTCGTTTCACTCATATTATATAATATGATAATAAGTTATATATAATGTTAATCAAACAATTCAATGATATTTTTACAATAGATGACTTTGAAATTGAACGGTTTCAATGAACATTCAACATTGCACTACGAGATAATAAAACATATaggaaaaaaatccaaaaagaggAGTCACTTCAAATGGAGCTAGCAATATTGCATGGGCCAAGTGTGATTTCTTCATAATTAAATAtcatgatcttttttttttttatttcatttctaaAGTAGTGGAGTAGAGAGAGCATGTTAAATCAATAACGTGAACTGCATGCAACATTAATAATCGTGAATGGTGGGGCTTATGAACTGAATGCTAAAACTGTTATATtataagggaattgttattgacattttaaattttttttattctacaCTTCAAAcattctatatttagaaagaaaaatacacttgtgagtaGTGTAGAATTAAGTTTTTGGAGTACTAATAACACTTCCCTATTATAAAACTCCAATCAAGTCTATATAAATACGGTCCAACTAAATTATATTGGTATAGTGAAGCAAGGCAATATAGCAGCAACCAAAAGGATTAATATAAAAACCAATGGGTGATAAAACGTAAGTTAATAGAAATAATAGGGAACGACTGTTTTATCTCTTAGCCTAAAAACCAGTAaataagagaagaagaaaatcaaATCAACTATACATTTGCTAAACTATAGGCTTTAGCTATCAATATATTTCGAAGAGAATAAGGTACAATATGGATCCTACTTATCAAGGTTTCTTTCTAGAAATAGCTGACACTTGTCAAATACTAAGTGAATGGGTTAGTTGTTGAATTAGTTGGAAGTGTTGTGAGAAGAATAGGTAGTTAAGGGGTATTTTTGTAATAATGAAGAAGGTTGAAATACTATATAGTCTGAAATGTAATGCTTTATATATTAATTCATTTTCCTTGTAAAGCAATATAGTTGAAAGatgttatctctctctctctctctctctctctctctctctctctctctcatcttcatAGCCTTCATCACTTTCGCCTATTCATTCTTCTCAAGAGCtttaatatggtatcatcgccAACATTTGGCTTGCTACCCTGATCGGTCTTGAAAATTCTTCCGCTGCATTCGTGAAATCATTTGGGTCTCAGATTCTTCTGCTCAATTGAAGTCTATGATGAGTTCTTGATGGTTCTGTAGTTTTCAGGTGATATCTAGTTTGTTTCTTTCGATTGAAATTCTAGTGGAATTCTGTGTGTTGTGAATTGCTGATTTCTTGGTGAAGTGTTGTGGGTGAAGTTTATATTCGTAATGAAGTTTAGGGATTTTGTTTCTCTTGCTGGATGAAGTGTATGTACTAGATAGTTATTGAGATTCATAAGATTGCTGAATGTTGTGTGATCCAAAAAGTATCAGTCTTTCTTGGTAGAATTTGTGCGATTTTAAGGAAGTGTCagtctttcttggttttatgctGTGTTAATTCAAGAAAGTTTCAATCTTTCTTGATCAGAAAGAAAAGTATCAATCTTTCTTTCTTGCTATTAAATCTCAAAGAGTGTTAGTCTCTTGATTGGAGGGAATAATTTGTGCAAAAAAAGTAGAAGTGTGGATAACTTGTTCTATTGTGAATCATGGCTACACCAAAAGTTGATAGCCTTCTCGGTATGCTTACCATAAAGTTAAAAGATGACAATTTTGCAAAATGGTCTTTTCAGTTCATGTCAGTGCTTAAGGGTtacaagttctttggtcatttTGATGGCACAGAGGTCTGTCCACCTAAGTTTGTCATTCATACAGATTTAAGTGTGACTAAGGAGGTTACACAAGCATTTATAGACTGTGAATCAATTGATATGGCTTTACTAAGTCTTCTATTGGCTACTTTATCTAATGAAGCCATGGAATATGTTCTTGGATGTAAGACTGTTGTTGATGCTTAGACTAATTTGGTTGATAggtttgcatatgtatctaagtcAAGGGTGAATCACCTGAAAACTGAGTTACACACAATTCAAAAAGGGACAGATTcaattgataaattcttgttaAGATTGAAAAACATTAGAGATCAACTTCATGCTGCAAGGGAATTCATTTTAGATATTGATGTTATTATTGTTGGGTTGGTTTGTTTGCCCAAGGAGTATGTTATCATTCGAACAGTCATTTTAGTTAAGGAATCCTCCATTACACTAAAAGAATTTTGTGCTCAGTTGCTTGGTGCTGAAAAAGAGAATGAAGGTGACATTACTTTGTTATCTCAGAATCTGTCTACATTGTATATGAATGGTTCTGGTTTTAGTTATAATTCTGGGACTTCAAGCTTTTCTGTTCTGGTTCCACTTCAAATCCTCATAATCATAGCCATATTCCAGAAACCACAGCAGATGTCATTACTCGAGGTTCATACTTAGCTCCACAGCAACCAAAATATCTTATACTTTTGGTTATGGTTTTTCTGGTAACATGGGAGGTTTTCAATCATCAGGATCTAATTCTTAGCAGTCTAATATGAATGGAGTTCAGTATGGTCCTAGAAATTCTAATGGTTTAAAAGGGCAgaataaatacataaacaataggGGATATAAGGGCAAGAACTTCAGGCAAAATGGTAACACAAGTTGGTATGGGAACACAGATACAAGAACTAATGTTGTAATTGAATGTCAAATTTGTAATAAGAAAGGACATAGAACTGCAAATTGCTATCAcatgaataataataataataatgcctCTACAACTGGATTTCTAGTtgaatgtcaaatttgtggtAAGAGGGGTCATTCAGCTCTTGACTACTTTGATAGAGGAAACTATGCATTTCAAGGACATCCTTCACCATCATCTATCAATGCCATGAATGCACAATAGACACCTCAGTATGTACCTGCAGATTCTTGGATTGTTAACTCTGGGGCATCTCATCATATGACAGCAGACATGACTGGGTTATCACAGGTTATGCCATTTGAATGATCTGAGAAGATTACAATTGGCAATGGTACTACTTTGCCTATTCAGAGTTCTGGTACCACTACTATAAAGACCGATACTCACTCACTTGTTCTTAAACATGTTCTTCATGTCAACTTTGTGCTGATAATAAGTCTTGATTTATATATGAtgaatctaattttttttgtgtaGGACAAGAGGACAAAGGAGATACTGTATCAAGGAAAAAGTAGGCCAGGAGAGTTGTTTCATTTCCTAGTGTTCCAGAAGCATAAGGGTTTACAGTCTGCAGTTACATCTCCAGAAGCTCTAGTTGGTCAAGTAGTGAAGTCTCAGCTTTGGCACCAGAGGTTGGGTCATCCTACCAATGATATATTGGCCTCTATATTAAAACAATCTAAGATTCCAGCTAGCATAGATCATAGTCATAGTATTTGTGTATCTTGTATTCAGGGAAAAATGTCAAAATGACCATTTCTGCCTAAAACTAAACAATGTACCTTACCATTTGAAAAAATTCATAGTGATGTGTAGGGTCTTTCACCTGTAAAGTCTCTACATGGTTACAAATATTATGCACTATTTCTTGATGAATATACAAGATATGTTTGGATATTTCCATTGGTGAATAAATCAAACTTGTTCTTTGTGTTTATCAAATTTTATGCatttatattaaattagttTGGGGTATCCATTAAATGTTTGCAAACTAATGGAGGAGGATAGTATATCAGTAACCAATGCAAAGAATTTCTTGTTGCAAAAGGTGTAATGTACATGTTGTCATGTCCCTACACACCTCAGCAAAATGGGATTGTTGAGAGGAAACACAGACATATTATAGAGACTAAAATTACTTTGCTTACACAGGCTGGGTTATCATCTGAGTTCTGGTATTTTGCTTGTGCTTACTCAGTATTTCTTATCAATAGAATGCCATGTAAGACATTAAGTCTGGCATCTCCATATTATCTATTGTATAAGAAACTTCCTGACATACAAAGATTAAAAATCTTTTGTCATAGCCCGTCCTGAGATTCTATATATCAAGGTTgggaaatgacaaaattacccttgtcggttactaaggtatgtgtgtgacaTGTTATTGATTATGCATGTTTCTTAAgttttggaaaatttaattggattaaaggttatatgtatttttgtggttagggagttaagaaaaatggatggtgatggttttgggatggaccacacacacatacacacaggTCAAACCCTTCATTTCTCTTCCCCCgtgctctttctctctcctctccgcTTCAGTCTTTCCTTTCCCTCTCGAAAACGCACGGATGAGACCAAATTCCCTCTAAACATCGCGGATCGACGCCAAAAAGGTAAggttcttcatcctttcgacCTCCTGAGTCGTTTGGTATTAGTTTTAGAACGAGAAACCTTAGAAATCACGTTGAAAACCCGAGGTCCGATTTGAGTATTGTTCATGCATTCGTGATGTGTTGATTTTcaaggaattctaagcttatagtg
Encoded proteins:
- the LOC114825361 gene encoding flavonol sulfotransferase-like; the encoded protein is MSQPIVPKIDYIEEKKDGEAYRKIDAEICGMLPNLPKEKGWTSEDLVQYQGFWIYPTFALKAAVQLQHHFNLFQTTGSSTSAACGSLPMYFLATLPKSGTTWLRALMFATLNRSLYDAASPHHPLLTTGPHDCFPILEMDNMLGNHDHSRPVTSLDHDQHDDRDGGDAMIDNYVPPTSTTQLFATHLPYSLFPKSVTTSSSTYGVSKFVYICRNPKDVFISLWKFGSKVKAVNTGLAPFSLEEAFELFCRGVCPYGPYWDHVLGFLKASLEMPEQVLFLKYEDLKKEPSANVKRLAEFLGQPFSEEEESKGVVQQIIKLCSFENLSSLEINKTSRTQQYFVKANIVVENSDFFRKGQVGDWKNFFTDDMAKRMDQIIDEKFSGSGLTFANL